A portion of the Desulfovibrio sp. Fe33 genome contains these proteins:
- a CDS encoding YegP family protein, translated as MAGKYERKQSKDGQWMFNLKAGNGEIILTSELYTTKAACDNGIASVQKNSPLDERYERKEAKNGKPYFVLKAANHQVIGKSEMYSSAASMENGINSVKTNGPTTNIVDA; from the coding sequence ATGGCAGGAAAATACGAAAGGAAACAGTCTAAGGACGGCCAATGGATGTTCAACCTCAAGGCCGGTAACGGCGAGATCATCCTGACCAGCGAACTCTACACCACCAAGGCCGCGTGCGACAACGGCATCGCCAGTGTACAGAAGAACAGCCCCCTGGATGAGCGTTACGAGCGCAAGGAAGCCAAGAACGGCAAACCCTATTTCGTGCTCAAGGCCGCCAATCACCAGGTCATCGGCAAGAGCGAGATGTATTCGTCCGCCGCGTCCATGGAAAACGGGATCAACTCCGTGAAGACCAACGGCCCGACCACCAACATCGTGGACGCTTAG
- a CDS encoding secondary thiamine-phosphate synthase enzyme YjbQ, with translation MEILEIRTRDREELVDITGAVRRVVMENGWSDGALLLYCPHTTGAVTVNEGADPDVVRDIVVNMRKLVPHGGDYRHAEGNSDAHIKSSLFGCDQMVIVEGGNLMLGTWQKIYFCEFDGPRTRKLWVKWLAS, from the coding sequence ATGGAGATTCTGGAAATTCGCACCCGCGACCGTGAGGAATTGGTCGACATCACCGGAGCCGTGCGCAGGGTCGTCATGGAAAACGGATGGTCCGACGGCGCGTTGCTCCTCTACTGTCCACACACCACCGGAGCGGTGACGGTCAACGAGGGCGCGGACCCTGACGTTGTCCGCGACATCGTCGTGAACATGCGCAAGCTCGTGCCCCATGGCGGCGATTACCGCCACGCCGAAGGCAACTCGGACGCGCACATCAAGTCGTCCCTGTTCGGCTGCGACCAGATGGTCATTGTCGAGGGCGGCAATCTCATGCTCGGAACTTGGCAGAAAATCTATTTTTGCGAATTCGACGGCCCGAGGACCCGCAAGCTCTGGGTCAAGTGGCTGGCGAGCTGA
- the cobA gene encoding uroporphyrinogen-III C-methyltransferase, translating into MANVFLVGAGPGDPGMLTLRAKEIIETCDVMIYDYLANAEFLKWCKPGCEILYVGKKGGNHTLPQDKINDLIVDKARSGKRICRLKGGDPYVFGRGGEEGEELVEAGIDFEVVPGITAGVAAPAYAGIPVTHRDFTTSVCFITGHEDPTKSESGHDWAVYGQSTSTLVFYMGVGNLPMIAKNLMDNGRAADTPVALVRWGTRCNQTSFVSTLDKVAQEAEARQWKAPSIIIVGGVCSLHDKLGWFEKKPLLGQGVIVTRAREQASGLVDILRGHGACVREFPTISVEPLDDYAEVETAILQLARYQWVVFTSVNGVKYFWKQLRAIGLDARIFGGMQIAAIGPATADELRARGIEPDFIPEKYVAEHVVKGLLERGIQGSDVLIPRAKVAREVLPRELKAAGCNVTVLPVYETRLGQASGDEILEALTSGEIRYVTFTSSSTVENFFELVPADAFKACPGVKIASIGPITSDTVRGFGLIPAIEPGDYTIPGLVDALLKDAAAE; encoded by the coding sequence ATGGCAAACGTGTTTCTTGTTGGAGCGGGACCGGGCGATCCGGGGATGCTCACCCTTCGGGCCAAGGAGATCATCGAGACCTGCGACGTCATGATCTACGACTATCTGGCCAACGCCGAATTCTTGAAGTGGTGCAAGCCTGGTTGTGAAATCTTGTATGTGGGCAAGAAGGGCGGCAATCACACCTTGCCGCAGGACAAGATCAACGACCTGATCGTGGACAAGGCCCGGTCCGGGAAACGGATCTGCCGCTTGAAGGGCGGCGACCCGTACGTCTTCGGGCGCGGCGGCGAAGAGGGCGAGGAGCTTGTCGAGGCGGGCATCGATTTCGAGGTGGTGCCGGGCATCACCGCGGGCGTGGCCGCTCCGGCCTACGCGGGCATCCCGGTGACGCACCGCGACTTTACCACCAGCGTCTGCTTCATCACCGGCCACGAGGACCCGACCAAGTCCGAATCCGGGCATGACTGGGCCGTGTACGGACAGTCCACCTCCACCCTGGTTTTTTACATGGGCGTGGGCAACCTGCCCATGATCGCCAAGAATCTCATGGACAACGGCCGTGCCGCCGACACTCCCGTGGCGCTGGTCCGTTGGGGCACCCGCTGCAACCAGACCTCGTTCGTGTCCACCCTGGACAAGGTGGCGCAAGAGGCCGAAGCCCGGCAGTGGAAGGCTCCGTCCATCATCATCGTGGGCGGCGTGTGCAGCCTGCACGACAAGCTGGGCTGGTTCGAGAAGAAGCCCCTGCTCGGGCAGGGCGTCATCGTCACCCGCGCCCGCGAGCAGGCGTCGGGACTGGTCGACATCCTGCGCGGCCACGGGGCGTGCGTCCGGGAGTTCCCGACCATCTCTGTGGAGCCGCTGGACGACTACGCCGAGGTCGAGACCGCCATCCTGCAACTGGCCCGATACCAGTGGGTGGTGTTCACCTCGGTCAACGGCGTGAAATATTTTTGGAAGCAGCTCCGGGCCATCGGTCTGGACGCGCGCATCTTCGGCGGAATGCAGATCGCCGCCATCGGCCCGGCAACGGCCGACGAGCTGCGGGCTCGCGGCATCGAGCCGGATTTCATTCCTGAGAAGTACGTGGCCGAACACGTGGTCAAGGGGCTGCTTGAACGCGGCATCCAGGGCTCCGACGTGCTCATCCCGCGCGCCAAGGTGGCCCGCGAGGTCCTGCCCCGCGAACTGAAGGCCGCCGGCTGCAACGTCACGGTCCTGCCGGTCTACGAGACCCGCCTGGGCCAGGCGAGCGGCGACGAGATTCTGGAGGCGTTGACCTCCGGCGAAATCCGCTACGTGACCTTCACCTCGTCGAGCACGGTGGAAAACTTCTTCGAGCTTGTCCCGGCGGATGCCTTCAAGGCGTGCCCGGGGGTGAAGATCGCCTCCATCGGCCCGATCACCTCCGATACCGTCAGGGGATTCGGCCTGATCCCGGCCATCGAGCCCGGCGACTACACCATCCCCGGCCTGGTTGACGCGCTGCTCAAGGACGCTGCCGCCGAATAG
- a CDS encoding 3'-5' exonuclease, translating to MPTLDDVRFVAIDFETADPKRDSACALGIVVVDRGEIVARDYRLIRPPRAQFNPFCVRVHGIHWSDVCDEPSFGDLWPKLEPFFEGADFIVAHNAAFDKSVLQTCCREAGRTAPEQPFLCTVQLARKTWELASNKLPSVCEFLGIELNHHNAASDAEACALIAVNGLRQNPDYLCKVL from the coding sequence ATGCCGACATTAGACGACGTGCGGTTTGTGGCCATTGATTTCGAGACGGCGGACCCGAAGCGGGATTCGGCGTGCGCGCTGGGCATCGTGGTGGTGGACCGGGGCGAGATCGTGGCCCGGGACTATCGCCTGATCCGGCCGCCCAGGGCCCAGTTCAATCCGTTTTGCGTGCGCGTGCACGGGATACACTGGTCGGACGTGTGCGACGAGCCGAGTTTCGGCGACCTCTGGCCGAAGCTGGAGCCGTTTTTCGAGGGCGCGGACTTTATCGTGGCGCACAACGCTGCTTTCGACAAGTCGGTGCTGCAAACCTGCTGCCGTGAGGCGGGCCGGACCGCGCCGGAGCAGCCTTTCCTGTGTACGGTGCAGTTGGCCCGCAAGACCTGGGAGCTGGCCTCCAACAAGCTCCCGAGCGTGTGCGAGTTTCTCGGCATCGAGCTGAATCACCACAATGCGGCTTCGGATGCGGAGGCGTGCGCGCTCATCGCGGTGAACGGGCTGCGCCAGAACCCCGACTACCTGTGCAAGGTGCTGTGA
- a CDS encoding methyl-accepting chemotaxis protein — protein sequence MRFNNLSVKFRLAIGFSLLSIIFIGFALFQSHAMNSLSELQDAEVEATREMTALLEMEIRLESINADFARTLLRPDAEAFKKKVAGLRDETTQDLEIARSVADRLSMESRVERLDKSYQDLLGILEKDLPEMLNGGYADQSGLYALSGRMDEHFRMAKEQIDALQAQLDTSIEQEHDAFVLSRDELSTTTLIITVTVVAAAIILSIFMAAGIARPVNKALAFAREIAKGNFDATLDVRQKDEIGRLCALLVNITETLNIMSTRFKETATAIEVGKLRTKAPADGLEGEFAGILGHSNEIAEALVRYLDSIPLPVMTIDTKMNVLFLNETGRTLGGFKDHNAYSAVNCHDIFRTSDCHTEKCACTTCMRTNKMESSETDAHPRNMDLDIKYTGKPIHDADGKIVGAVEIVVDQTEIMTLQRKNALLAQRAADISHTLADSSADLSAQVEQATQGSRIQNERTTETATAMEEMNATVLEVARNASRAAENTSQTRAKAGEGAEVVNQVVNAIRKVQEHADQLKTDMTGLGEQADSIGNIIEVISDIADQTNLLALNAAIEAARAGEAGRGFAVVADEVRKLAEKTMTATTEVNNAIRAIQESSRANIASTDTAAEAVAQSTRLADQALAMLDEIVAYSDDSSGQVQSIAAASEEQSASAEEIARATEDINRVSDETSQSMTRAAGSVGELQHMVTELDELIQQMVA from the coding sequence ATGAGATTCAATAATCTATCTGTCAAATTTCGGCTCGCCATCGGTTTTTCCCTCCTTTCGATCATCTTCATCGGTTTCGCCCTGTTTCAGAGCCACGCCATGAACAGCCTGTCCGAACTCCAAGACGCCGAGGTCGAAGCCACCCGGGAGATGACCGCCCTGCTGGAAATGGAAATCCGTCTTGAATCCATCAACGCGGATTTCGCCCGTACACTGCTCCGGCCTGATGCCGAGGCGTTCAAGAAGAAAGTTGCGGGACTGCGCGACGAGACTACGCAGGACCTGGAGATAGCCCGGTCCGTGGCTGACAGGCTCAGCATGGAGAGCCGGGTGGAACGGCTGGACAAATCCTACCAAGACCTCCTGGGAATCCTGGAAAAGGACCTCCCCGAGATGCTCAACGGCGGGTATGCCGACCAATCGGGCCTCTACGCCCTGAGCGGCCGCATGGACGAACACTTTCGGATGGCCAAGGAACAGATTGACGCCCTCCAGGCTCAACTCGACACATCCATTGAACAGGAACACGACGCGTTCGTCCTGAGCCGGGATGAGCTTTCCACGACAACGCTCATCATCACCGTAACGGTGGTGGCAGCCGCCATCATTCTCTCCATATTCATGGCCGCGGGCATCGCGCGTCCCGTCAACAAGGCCCTGGCTTTCGCCCGCGAGATAGCCAAAGGCAACTTCGACGCCACGCTCGACGTGCGGCAGAAGGACGAGATCGGACGGCTGTGCGCTCTGCTGGTGAACATCACCGAAACGCTCAATATCATGTCCACACGGTTCAAGGAGACGGCAACCGCCATAGAAGTGGGCAAATTGCGGACCAAGGCCCCGGCCGACGGGCTTGAGGGCGAGTTCGCCGGGATTCTCGGCCACAGCAACGAAATCGCCGAAGCCCTTGTCCGGTATCTCGACTCCATCCCGCTGCCGGTCATGACCATCGACACCAAGATGAACGTCCTCTTCCTGAACGAAACAGGCCGGACCCTGGGCGGATTCAAGGACCACAACGCCTACAGCGCCGTGAATTGCCACGACATCTTCAGGACCTCGGACTGCCACACCGAGAAATGCGCCTGCACCACCTGTATGCGCACCAACAAGATGGAAAGCTCCGAAACCGATGCCCATCCGCGGAACATGGACCTGGACATCAAATACACGGGCAAGCCCATCCACGACGCCGACGGCAAGATTGTCGGCGCGGTGGAGATCGTCGTGGACCAAACCGAAATCATGACCCTGCAACGCAAAAACGCCCTTCTCGCCCAACGCGCTGCGGATATATCCCACACGCTGGCCGATTCCTCCGCCGACCTCAGCGCGCAAGTTGAGCAGGCCACCCAGGGTTCCCGCATCCAAAACGAACGGACAACCGAAACGGCCACGGCCATGGAAGAGATGAACGCCACGGTGCTGGAGGTGGCGCGCAACGCGAGCCGGGCGGCAGAAAACACCAGCCAGACCCGGGCCAAGGCCGGTGAAGGCGCGGAAGTCGTCAACCAGGTGGTCAACGCCATCCGGAAGGTCCAGGAACACGCCGACCAGCTCAAGACGGACATGACCGGCCTGGGCGAGCAGGCCGACTCCATCGGAAACATCATCGAGGTCATCTCCGACATCGCGGACCAGACCAACCTGCTTGCGCTCAACGCGGCCATTGAAGCGGCCCGCGCAGGCGAGGCGGGCCGGGGGTTCGCCGTGGTCGCCGACGAGGTGCGCAAGCTGGCCGAAAAGACCATGACCGCCACCACCGAAGTGAACAACGCCATCAGGGCTATCCAGGAATCCAGCCGGGCGAACATCGCCTCCACGGACACGGCCGCCGAAGCCGTGGCCCAGAGCACCCGCCTGGCCGACCAGGCCCTGGCCATGCTCGACGAAATCGTGGCCTACTCCGACGACTCCTCCGGGCAGGTCCAGTCCATTGCCGCCGCCTCGGAGGAACAGTCCGCGTCGGCCGAGGAAATCGCCCGGGCGACCGAGGACATCAACCGCGTATCCGACGAAACCAGCCAGTCCATGACCCGCGCAGCAGGTTCTGTGGGCGAGCTTCAGCATATGGTCACCGAGCTGGACGAACTCATTCAGCAGATGGTCGCCTAA
- a CDS encoding flagellar brake protein, with protein sequence MQLSVSPGKDVIIRVPGADRSYRGRIVGYDPYEYLIASVRLPGRIRRELAMGGQIIVKYIHQGTVYGFKSLVHNAITSPTSLIFFDYPSVMEKVELRRDTRTKCNIDGMLQAEDAEYECMIVNISATGCKASVRAGSREPIARVEVGDALVAIVNLGTEGTLKLPIVVRNIQREQGIHTLGAMFLDLNKTEEEKIGNYLERMRRLTR encoded by the coding sequence GTGCAACTGAGCGTATCCCCCGGCAAGGACGTGATAATTCGCGTCCCTGGAGCGGACCGTTCCTACCGGGGCCGCATCGTGGGTTACGATCCCTACGAATATCTCATCGCGTCGGTCCGCCTGCCGGGCCGCATCCGCAGAGAGCTGGCCATGGGCGGCCAGATCATCGTCAAATATATTCATCAGGGCACGGTCTACGGGTTCAAGAGCCTGGTGCACAACGCCATCACCTCGCCGACCTCGCTCATCTTCTTCGATTACCCCTCGGTGATGGAGAAAGTCGAGCTGCGCCGGGACACGCGGACAAAGTGCAACATCGACGGGATGCTTCAGGCCGAGGACGCGGAATATGAATGCATGATCGTCAACATCAGCGCCACCGGCTGCAAGGCCTCGGTCCGCGCCGGATCGCGGGAACCCATCGCCCGTGTCGAAGTGGGCGACGCCCTGGTGGCCATCGTCAACCTCGGAACCGAAGGCACGCTCAAGCTGCCCATCGTGGTCCGAAACATTCAGCGCGAGCAGGGTATTCACACCCTGGGCGCGATGTTCCTCGACCTCAACAAGACGGAAGAGGAAAAAATAGGGAACTACCTGGAAAGAATGCGCAGATTGACCCGCTAA
- the cobM gene encoding precorrin-4 C(11)-methyltransferase gives MADVYFIGAGPGDPELLTVKGRRLIAEADLVLYAGSLVPAEVVAGAGPNARVADSAPMSLEETHALMAETVASGGKVARVHTGDPSLYGAIREQMALLDEAGITHEVVPGVTAGFAAAAAAGRSYTVPEVTQTLIFTRLEGRTPVPEGEKLRKLAAHGSAMCIYLSAGDPEGVQSELLAGGMAESTLVVMAYRVGWPDEKLVEIELGGLAEAARLNGFTRQTVFLVLPGQGHEDAGKAKSLLYDKDFKHMYRA, from the coding sequence ATGGCTGACGTGTATTTCATCGGAGCCGGGCCGGGCGATCCGGAGTTGTTGACCGTCAAGGGGCGTCGGCTCATCGCCGAGGCCGATCTGGTGCTCTACGCCGGTTCCCTGGTGCCTGCCGAAGTGGTGGCCGGGGCCGGGCCGAACGCCCGGGTGGCCGATTCCGCGCCCATGAGCCTGGAGGAAACCCACGCGCTCATGGCGGAGACCGTGGCTTCGGGCGGCAAGGTGGCCCGTGTTCATACCGGCGATCCGTCGCTCTACGGGGCCATTCGCGAGCAGATGGCCCTGCTCGACGAGGCCGGAATTACCCATGAGGTGGTGCCGGGCGTGACGGCCGGGTTCGCGGCGGCAGCGGCGGCCGGACGGTCGTATACCGTGCCCGAAGTGACGCAGACGCTCATCTTTACCCGGCTGGAAGGGCGCACTCCGGTGCCCGAGGGCGAGAAACTGCGCAAGCTCGCTGCCCACGGCTCGGCCATGTGCATCTATCTTTCGGCGGGCGATCCCGAGGGCGTGCAGTCCGAGTTGCTGGCGGGCGGCATGGCGGAATCCACCCTGGTGGTCATGGCCTACCGCGTGGGCTGGCCGGACGAGAAACTGGTCGAGATCGAACTGGGCGGGCTTGCCGAAGCCGCCCGGCTGAACGGCTTCACCCGCCAGACCGTGTTCCTGGTCCTGCCCGGACAGGGCCACGAGGACGCGGGCAAGGCCAAGTCGCTGCTCTACGACAAGGATTTCAAGCACATGTACCGCGCCTGA
- a CDS encoding DUF4389 domain-containing protein yields the protein MTTVSRTEILRRFLVTLVCLIFFEVLKLIIQVATLFQFGYLLVSRKRSEPLRRMCNNLSQYGYRIMRYATLNDNRRPFPFAPFPEDGDCEPPAKQVQFR from the coding sequence ATGACCACTGTGAGCCGGACCGAAATTCTTAGGCGCTTCCTTGTCACGCTGGTCTGTCTGATTTTTTTTGAGGTCCTGAAGTTGATAATTCAAGTGGCCACCCTGTTCCAGTTCGGCTACCTGCTCGTTTCCCGGAAACGGAGCGAACCGCTCAGGCGGATGTGCAACAACCTGTCCCAGTACGGCTACAGGATCATGCGTTACGCCACCCTGAACGACAACCGGCGGCCTTTCCCCTTTGCCCCATTCCCCGAGGACGGGGATTGCGAGCCGCCCGCCAAGCAGGTACAGTTCCGCTGA
- the amrA gene encoding AmmeMemoRadiSam system protein A, with translation MSDFRFELTDGEKQYLKNLVIQAISSGLGIGDGPHTPPEPPTEKLRGHLGAFVTLKLHGSLRGCIGNVYGAGELYRTVWDMALSAAFRDPRFPPLTEGEFHAMEYEISILGPIEPCPDPALVEVGRHGLIMRRGGRSGLLLPQVPVEWDWDRETFLSQTCAKAGLPRDAWQEADTEIYWFEAEVF, from the coding sequence ATGTCGGATTTCCGCTTCGAACTAACCGATGGGGAAAAACAATACCTCAAGAATCTCGTGATCCAGGCCATCTCTTCCGGCCTGGGAATCGGCGACGGGCCGCATACGCCGCCGGAACCGCCCACCGAAAAGTTGCGCGGGCATCTCGGGGCCTTCGTCACGCTCAAGCTCCACGGCAGCCTCCGGGGCTGCATCGGCAACGTCTACGGCGCGGGCGAACTGTACCGCACGGTCTGGGACATGGCCCTGTCGGCGGCCTTCCGCGACCCGCGCTTCCCGCCCCTCACCGAGGGCGAATTTCATGCGATGGAATATGAAATCTCGATCCTCGGCCCGATCGAACCGTGCCCGGACCCGGCCCTGGTGGAAGTAGGACGCCACGGCCTGATAATGCGCCGCGGCGGACGGTCCGGGCTGCTCCTGCCCCAGGTCCCGGTGGAATGGGACTGGGACCGGGAAACGTTCCTGTCCCAGACCTGCGCCAAGGCGGGCCTCCCCCGCGACGCCTGGCAGGAGGCCGACACGGAAATTTATTGGTTCGAAGCCGAAGTGTTCTAA
- the purN gene encoding phosphoribosylglycinamide formyltransferase, whose product MAMPIAVLVSGGGSNLQSIIDRIEAGALDAEIKVVVSNREDAYGLTRARNHNIPTRVLLHTDFDSREAFDEEMVRVIRESGVDETGAVVMAGFMRIVTPVFLEPFRGRVINIHPALLPSFPGVHGQDDAAEYGVKISGCTVHFVDEQMDHGPVIAQAAVPCQPGEGGDELGARIIKLEHRVFPQALQWLAEGRLETRGRVVHLKPGNRKPAALSVGAADAESQALVWPPLEEGF is encoded by the coding sequence ATGGCAATGCCCATTGCCGTCCTCGTGTCCGGGGGCGGGTCCAATCTGCAATCCATCATCGACCGCATCGAAGCGGGGGCGCTCGACGCCGAGATTAAAGTGGTGGTGTCCAATCGTGAGGACGCCTACGGCCTGACCCGGGCGCGCAACCACAACATCCCGACCCGGGTACTGCTGCATACGGATTTCGATTCGCGCGAGGCTTTCGACGAGGAAATGGTCAGGGTCATCCGGGAATCGGGCGTGGACGAGACCGGCGCGGTGGTCATGGCCGGGTTCATGCGCATCGTCACCCCTGTCTTTCTCGAACCGTTTCGGGGGCGCGTCATCAACATCCATCCCGCCCTGCTGCCGAGTTTTCCCGGCGTGCACGGCCAGGACGACGCCGCCGAATACGGGGTCAAGATATCCGGCTGCACCGTGCATTTCGTGGACGAGCAGATGGACCACGGCCCGGTCATTGCCCAGGCCGCCGTCCCCTGCCAGCCGGGTGAAGGCGGCGACGAACTCGGGGCCCGTATCATCAAGCTGGAGCACCGCGTTTTCCCCCAGGCCCTGCAATGGCTGGCCGAAGGCCGCCTGGAAACGCGCGGCCGGGTCGTGCACCTTAAGCCCGGCAACCGGAAGCCGGCCGCCCTGTCCGTCGGCGCGGCCGATGCGGAAAGTCAGGCCCTGGTCTGGCCGCCGCTGGAAGAGGGCTTTTAG
- a CDS encoding cysteine-rich small domain-containing protein yields MKNSHRFFSNTDCEYFPCHKTRRPERFNCMFCYCPLYFFEECGGNYAILDSGVKDCTNCMIPHTPEGYDHILARLKERFVEIRKAGSERK; encoded by the coding sequence ATGAAGAACAGCCATCGTTTTTTCAGCAATACGGACTGCGAGTATTTCCCCTGCCACAAGACCAGGCGGCCGGAGCGTTTCAACTGCATGTTCTGCTACTGCCCGCTCTATTTTTTCGAGGAGTGCGGAGGCAACTACGCCATCCTTGATTCGGGCGTCAAAGACTGCACCAATTGTATGATTCCCCACACGCCGGAGGGGTACGACCATATCCTGGCCCGGCTCAAGGAACGCTTCGTCGAGATTCGCAAGGCGGGTTCCGAAAGGAAGTGA
- a CDS encoding HD-GYP domain-containing protein — protein MIKKIPIEDLKPGMEVVRVAKELWYHLPYLYADPGIIESEEEVARLQDLGYREVFVAVDEEGDESDEARLNQFAAAREDAPKRPERIPFQQAISSAMVTYEDAMAHAMRIVHDAKLGRKMDYAASLETAGAIVESAVSNPDTLVCLAKLSEFDDYTYTHCINVAAISVVFGEYIGMSREELVLLGVAGMMHDLGKTTVPARIINKPGPLTSAERDEVRRHPEYGRDLLRRNSDIHAKVLRAVLHHHERHNGSGYPDGLARKDIPAFARILCLADVYDALTSDRCYKNAILPNKALGIMYGMRDQDFDPTEVQLFIKCLGIFPAGSFVRLNTGEYALVFESNSREPLNPKIRIIMDADMKPIRTRDVDLTQQFDRGKAIEILECADPSSYRRTLMNYLAPN, from the coding sequence ATGATCAAGAAAATCCCCATCGAAGACCTGAAGCCAGGCATGGAAGTGGTCCGGGTGGCCAAGGAACTTTGGTACCACCTGCCCTACCTGTATGCCGACCCCGGCATCATCGAATCCGAAGAGGAAGTGGCCCGTCTCCAGGACCTGGGCTACAGGGAGGTCTTCGTCGCCGTCGACGAGGAAGGGGATGAGTCCGACGAGGCGCGCCTGAACCAGTTCGCCGCCGCGCGGGAGGATGCCCCGAAGCGGCCCGAGCGCATTCCGTTCCAGCAGGCCATCTCTTCCGCCATGGTCACGTACGAGGACGCCATGGCCCACGCCATGCGGATAGTCCACGACGCCAAGCTCGGGCGCAAGATGGATTATGCCGCGTCCCTGGAGACCGCCGGGGCCATCGTGGAATCGGCCGTGTCCAACCCCGACACCCTGGTCTGTCTGGCCAAGCTGTCCGAATTCGACGACTACACATACACCCACTGCATCAACGTGGCCGCCATCAGCGTGGTCTTCGGCGAGTACATCGGCATGTCGCGGGAGGAACTGGTCCTGCTCGGCGTGGCCGGAATGATGCACGACCTGGGCAAAACCACCGTCCCTGCCAGAATCATCAACAAGCCCGGTCCCCTGACCTCGGCTGAGCGGGACGAGGTGCGGCGCCACCCGGAGTACGGCCGCGATCTTCTCAGGCGCAACAGCGACATCCACGCAAAGGTCCTGCGGGCCGTACTGCACCATCACGAACGGCACAACGGCTCGGGCTACCCCGACGGGCTGGCCCGCAAGGACATACCGGCCTTCGCCCGCATTCTCTGCCTGGCCGACGTATACGACGCCCTGACTTCCGACAGGTGCTACAAGAACGCGATCCTGCCCAACAAGGCGCTGGGCATCATGTACGGTATGCGCGACCAGGACTTCGACCCCACCGAGGTCCAACTGTTCATCAAATGTCTGGGCATCTTCCCGGCTGGCAGCTTCGTGCGCCTGAACACCGGGGAGTACGCCCTGGTCTTCGAGAGCAACTCGCGCGAACCGCTCAACCCGAAAATCCGGATCATCATGGACGCGGACATGAAGCCCATTCGCACACGCGACGTGGACCTGACCCAACAGTTCGATCGGGGCAAGGCCATCGAGATACTGGAGTGCGCCGACCCTTCGTCCTACCGCAGGACCCTGATGAATTACCTGGCCCCGAACTGA
- a CDS encoding substrate-binding periplasmic protein produces the protein MKRLFTPLIFFLLLCPGRAAGEDLLVITESNPPFTLNETCGPAGIATDLFLLMAKRSGLDVKRPDIRFWPWARGYQEIREKPNVILFATARTGEREAQFRWIGPIATLRSGLIALKSRRLAIKDPVSAAWRYRYGTIRSSASEQDLINRGVPPAWLERVHDRALNIRKLVNGHIDVLVGNEANTLYTIRRLGLDPNDFEMVCPLMTTDLYYAASPDLDPSMVQKLQTALDSLKADGTAARITAQYRQERAGRPFREEMLQAQQ, from the coding sequence ATGAAACGCCTGTTCACCCCCCTGATTTTCTTCCTGCTGCTTTGTCCCGGCCGCGCCGCCGGTGAGGACCTGCTCGTCATCACCGAGTCCAACCCGCCATTCACTTTGAACGAAACCTGCGGCCCCGCCGGGATCGCCACGGACCTGTTTCTGCTCATGGCCAAACGGAGCGGGCTCGACGTGAAGCGCCCCGACATCCGGTTCTGGCCCTGGGCGCGCGGCTACCAGGAGATACGAGAAAAGCCCAACGTCATTCTCTTCGCCACAGCCCGGACCGGCGAACGGGAGGCCCAATTCCGCTGGATCGGCCCCATCGCCACCCTGCGCAGCGGATTGATCGCCCTGAAATCAAGACGCCTCGCCATCAAGGACCCGGTCAGCGCGGCCTGGCGATACAGATACGGCACCATACGATCCAGCGCCTCGGAGCAGGATCTTATCAACCGAGGCGTGCCGCCCGCCTGGTTGGAGCGCGTGCACGACCGCGCCCTGAACATCCGCAAGCTCGTCAACGGGCATATCGACGTCCTGGTGGGCAACGAGGCCAACACCCTTTACACCATCCGCCGACTGGGCCTTGACCCGAACGACTTCGAGATGGTCTGCCCGCTCATGACCACCGACCTGTATTATGCCGCCAGCCCGGACCTGGACCCGTCCATGGTGCAGAAGCTGCAAACCGCCCTGGACTCCCTCAAGGCCGACGGCACCGCCGCCCGTATCACCGCGCAATATCGCCAAGAGCGGGCCGGGCGTCCGTTCCGGGAGGAAATGCTGCAAGCGCAACAATAA